A stretch of Pseudomonas taetrolens DNA encodes these proteins:
- a CDS encoding CoA-transferase subunit beta, with the protein MMAYSTNEMMTVAAARRLKNGSVCFVGIGLPSKAANLARLTSSPDVVLIYESGPIGAKPDVLPLSIGDGELAETADTVVSTSEIFRYWLQGGRVDVGFLGAAQVDRFGNINTTVVGDYHQPKVRLPGAGGAPEIAGSAKSVLIILKQSARSFVDKLDFITSVGHGEGGDSRKRLGLPGAGPVGIITDLCIMEPEAQTNEFVVTALHPGVTREQVTAATGWAIRFADNVELTAEPTEVELSALRDLETRTALAHGQAPGEA; encoded by the coding sequence ATAATGGCTTACTCCACTAATGAAATGATGACCGTAGCTGCCGCTCGCCGTTTGAAAAACGGTTCGGTGTGTTTTGTCGGTATCGGCCTGCCTTCCAAAGCTGCCAACCTGGCGCGACTGACGTCGTCGCCTGATGTGGTACTGATTTACGAGTCCGGCCCGATTGGTGCCAAGCCCGACGTGCTGCCGCTGTCGATCGGCGATGGTGAACTGGCCGAAACCGCCGATACCGTCGTTTCTACCAGCGAAATTTTCCGTTACTGGCTGCAAGGTGGCCGGGTGGATGTGGGGTTCCTGGGCGCTGCTCAAGTTGACCGCTTCGGCAATATCAACACCACGGTCGTGGGCGATTACCACCAGCCTAAAGTCCGTTTGCCGGGTGCCGGTGGCGCACCTGAGATCGCCGGTTCGGCGAAAAGTGTGCTGATCATTCTCAAGCAGTCCGCCCGTTCGTTCGTCGACAAGCTGGACTTCATCACTTCGGTCGGTCACGGCGAAGGCGGCGATTCCCGCAAACGCCTCGGGCTGCCGGGGGCTGGCCCGGTTGGGATCATCACCGACCTGTGCATCATGGAGCCTGAAGCGCAAACCAATGAGTTTGTGGTCACGGCCTTGCACCCGGGTGTAACCCGTGAGCAAGTCACTGCAGCTACCGGTTGGGCCATCCGTTTTGCCGACAACGTGGAACTGACTGCCGAGCCGACTGAGGTTGAACTCAGCGCCTTGCGCGATCTGGAGACGCGCACCGCGCTGGCCCACGGTCAAGCGCCAGGAGAAGCATGA
- the pcaF gene encoding 3-oxoadipyl-CoA thiolase: protein MMREVFICDAIRTPIGRFGGGLAAVRADDLAATPIKALMERNPGVKWDEVDEVFFGCANQAGEDNRNVARMAALLAGLPETIPGVTLNRLCASGMDAIGTAFRAIASGEMELAIAGGVESMSRAPFVMGKADAAYSRNMKLEDTTIGWRFINPLMSAQYGVDPMPQTADNVADDYRISRADQDAFALRSQQRTAAAQAAGYFAEEIVAVRIAHKKGETVVERDEHPRADTSLETLSKLKPVNGPDKTVTAGNASGVNDGAAALILASADAVKRHGLTARARVLGMASAGVAPRVMGIGPVPAVRKLVERLGLAVSDFDVIELNEAFASQGLAVLRELGLADDAPQVNPNGGAIALGHPLGMSGARIVMTALHQLEKTGGKKGLATMCVGVGQGLALAIERV, encoded by the coding sequence ATGATGCGCGAAGTATTTATCTGTGACGCAATCCGTACGCCGATTGGCCGTTTTGGCGGTGGCCTGGCTGCCGTGCGCGCTGATGATCTGGCTGCAACGCCGATCAAGGCACTGATGGAGCGCAACCCGGGCGTGAAGTGGGACGAAGTTGATGAGGTGTTTTTCGGCTGCGCCAACCAGGCGGGCGAAGACAACCGTAACGTCGCACGGATGGCGGCATTGCTGGCCGGGTTGCCGGAGACCATTCCGGGCGTAACCTTGAACCGTTTGTGTGCCTCGGGCATGGACGCAATCGGTACGGCATTCCGGGCGATTGCCAGCGGCGAAATGGAGCTGGCCATTGCCGGGGGCGTCGAGTCGATGTCGCGCGCGCCGTTTGTCATGGGCAAGGCTGACGCGGCGTATTCGCGCAACATGAAGCTTGAAGACACCACCATTGGCTGGCGTTTTATCAACCCGCTGATGAGCGCTCAATACGGCGTCGATCCAATGCCGCAAACCGCGGATAACGTGGCCGACGATTACCGGATCTCACGCGCAGACCAGGATGCTTTCGCCTTGCGCAGCCAGCAACGTACCGCGGCGGCTCAGGCGGCAGGCTACTTTGCAGAAGAGATTGTGGCGGTACGTATCGCCCATAAAAAAGGCGAAACCGTGGTCGAGCGCGATGAGCATCCGCGTGCGGACACCAGCCTTGAGACCTTGAGCAAACTCAAGCCGGTCAACGGTCCTGATAAAACCGTCACCGCGGGCAATGCCTCGGGTGTTAACGACGGCGCTGCGGCGCTGATCCTGGCGTCGGCCGATGCGGTAAAACGGCACGGCCTGACAGCGCGTGCACGGGTACTGGGCATGGCCAGCGCCGGTGTAGCACCCCGGGTTATGGGGATCGGCCCGGTGCCTGCCGTACGCAAGCTGGTGGAACGCCTGGGGTTGGCGGTCAGCGATTTTGACGTGATTGAGCTTAACGAAGCGTTCGCCAGCCAGGGCTTGGCGGTGTTGCGCGAGTTGGGGCTGGCGGATGACGCACCCCAGGTCAATCCGAATGGCGGAGCGATTGCGCTGGGTCATCCATTGGGCATGAGCGGTGCTCGCATCGTCATGACGGCGCTGCATCAACTGGAAAAAACCGGGGGCAAGAAAGGCCTGGCGACGATGTGTGTGGGCGTCGGCCAAGGTTTGGCGCTGGCCATAGAACGGGTCTGA
- a CDS encoding MFS family transporter yields the protein MTTDTHYTGEERRKRIFAIVGASSGNLVEWFDFYVYAFCAIYFAPAFFPSDDPTVQLLNTAGVFAAGFLMRPIGGWLFGRVADKHGRKNSMMISVLMMCAGSLVIAFLPTYDAIGAWAPALLLMARLFQGLSVGGEYGTTATYMSEVALKGQRGFFASFQYVTLIGGQLLAVLVVVILQQFLSEDELRAWGWRIPFVIGALAALISLLLRRSLKETTSAETRQDKDAGSVAALFRDHKAAFITVLGYTAGGSLIFYTFTTYMQKYLVNTAGMHAKTASYIMTGALFLYMCMQPIFGMLADKIGRRNSMLWFGALGTLCTVPILLSLKTITSPFLAFVLITLALAIVSFYTSISGLVKAEMFPPQVRALGVGLAYAVANAIFGGSAEYVALGLKSMGMENTFYWYVTVMMAIAFLFSFRLPKQPKYLHHDL from the coding sequence ATGACAACAGATACTCACTACACAGGAGAGGAACGCAGGAAAAGGATCTTTGCGATTGTGGGCGCCTCCTCGGGCAACCTGGTCGAATGGTTCGATTTCTATGTGTACGCCTTTTGTGCAATCTACTTCGCCCCCGCTTTTTTCCCCTCAGATGACCCCACCGTTCAGCTGTTGAACACGGCCGGGGTGTTTGCGGCTGGCTTCTTGATGCGTCCGATTGGTGGCTGGCTGTTTGGCCGAGTGGCTGACAAGCACGGACGCAAGAACTCAATGATGATCTCGGTGCTCATGATGTGTGCCGGGTCATTGGTCATTGCCTTTTTGCCGACTTACGACGCCATTGGCGCCTGGGCACCCGCTTTGCTATTGATGGCGCGGCTGTTCCAGGGATTGTCGGTGGGGGGTGAATACGGCACCACCGCGACCTACATGAGTGAGGTGGCGCTTAAGGGCCAGCGTGGTTTCTTTGCGTCGTTTCAGTACGTGACCTTGATCGGCGGTCAATTGCTGGCGGTGCTGGTCGTGGTCATTCTTCAACAGTTTTTGTCCGAAGACGAGCTACGGGCTTGGGGCTGGCGCATCCCGTTTGTCATCGGGGCTCTTGCGGCACTGATTTCGCTGCTGCTGCGTCGCAGCCTGAAAGAAACAACCAGCGCCGAAACCCGACAGGACAAGGATGCAGGCAGCGTGGCTGCTCTGTTCCGCGACCACAAGGCTGCGTTTATTACCGTGCTGGGTTACACAGCAGGCGGCTCGCTGATTTTCTACACGTTCACCACCTACATGCAGAAGTACTTGGTGAACACGGCTGGCATGCATGCCAAGACCGCCAGTTACATCATGACCGGTGCGCTCTTCCTTTATATGTGCATGCAGCCGATATTCGGCATGCTGGCAGACAAGATTGGTCGCCGTAACTCGATGCTCTGGTTTGGCGCCTTGGGCACGCTGTGCACAGTGCCGATCTTGCTGAGTTTGAAAACCATCACCAGCCCGTTTTTGGCGTTTGTGCTGATCACGCTGGCGCTGGCAATTGTCAGCTTTTACACCTCGATCAGTGGGCTGGTTAAGGCCGAAATGTTTCCGCCACAGGTGCGGGCTTTGGGGGTTGGCCTGGCCTACGCTGTCGCGAACGCTATCTTTGGTGGTTCGGCGGAATACGTTGCCTTGGGTCTCAAGTCGATGGGCATGGAAAACACTTTCTATTGGTACGTGACGGTGATGATGGCGATTGCTTTTCTGTTCAGCTTCCGCTTGCCCAAACAGCCCAAATACCTGCACCACGATCTCTGA
- a CDS encoding 3-carboxy-cis,cis-muconate cycloisomerase has product MRDRTSNQLFEAYFTAKAMGEVFCDHGRVQAMLDFEAALARAQARVGLIPQSAVDSIRAACKAELYDFDALGQAIAVAGNSAIPLVKALGKQIAAVAPEAERYVHLGATSQDVMDSGLVLQLRAALVLIEDDLARLGEVLARQARRYAATPLAGRTWLQQATPVTLGMKLASWLGAVTRNRQRLLELKPRLLCLQFGGASGTLAALGNQALPVTRALADELGLQMPDQPWHTQRDRLVEFGAVLGLIAGNLGKVGRDISLLMQTEAAEVFEPAAPGKGGSSTMPHKRNPVGSAVLISAATRVPGLLSVLFSAMPQEHERSLGLWHAEWETLPEICCLVSGALAQALNIAEGLEVDVERMARNLDLTHGLVLAEAVSIVLAQRVGRETAHHLLEQCCKRAVSEQRHLRAVLGDEPGVTAHLSAAELDCLLDPAHYLGQATTWVERAVAEHFSLAH; this is encoded by the coding sequence ATGCGTGATCGAACGAGCAATCAACTGTTTGAGGCTTATTTCACGGCCAAGGCCATGGGCGAGGTGTTTTGTGACCATGGCCGTGTACAGGCCATGCTCGACTTTGAAGCGGCTCTGGCCCGGGCGCAAGCCAGGGTCGGACTGATTCCTCAGTCAGCGGTTGATTCGATCCGCGCGGCGTGCAAGGCCGAACTCTACGACTTCGATGCCTTGGGGCAGGCCATTGCCGTCGCCGGTAATTCGGCCATTCCGCTGGTCAAGGCCTTGGGTAAGCAGATTGCCGCTGTGGCCCCTGAAGCCGAACGCTATGTGCACTTGGGGGCGACCAGCCAGGATGTAATGGACAGCGGTCTGGTACTGCAATTGCGTGCCGCTCTGGTATTGATCGAGGATGATCTGGCGCGTCTCGGTGAGGTCCTCGCTCGGCAAGCCCGGCGTTATGCCGCGACCCCGCTGGCAGGCCGCACCTGGCTGCAACAGGCCACTCCTGTCACGTTGGGCATGAAACTCGCCAGTTGGCTGGGAGCCGTTACCCGTAACCGCCAACGATTGCTGGAATTGAAACCGCGCCTGCTGTGCCTGCAGTTTGGTGGTGCGTCAGGCACCTTGGCGGCCTTGGGTAATCAGGCCCTGCCTGTAACCCGGGCGCTGGCGGATGAGCTTGGTTTACAGATGCCTGATCAGCCCTGGCACACCCAGCGTGATCGACTGGTGGAGTTTGGCGCGGTGTTGGGCCTGATTGCCGGGAACCTGGGCAAGGTAGGGCGTGATATCAGCCTGCTGATGCAGACCGAAGCCGCCGAAGTGTTTGAGCCGGCGGCGCCGGGCAAGGGCGGCTCATCGACCATGCCGCACAAGCGTAACCCTGTGGGGTCGGCGGTCTTGATCAGTGCCGCGACACGGGTGCCAGGCTTGTTGAGCGTCCTGTTCAGCGCCATGCCTCAGGAGCACGAGCGCAGCCTGGGCTTATGGCATGCCGAATGGGAAACCTTGCCCGAAATCTGCTGCCTGGTATCCGGGGCCCTGGCTCAGGCACTGAATATTGCTGAAGGGCTGGAGGTGGATGTCGAGCGCATGGCACGCAACCTCGACCTGACCCATGGCCTGGTGCTGGCAGAAGCGGTCAGCATCGTGCTGGCCCAGCGCGTGGGCCGAGAGACGGCACACCATCTGCTGGAACAGTGCTGCAAGCGTGCGGTGTCCGAGCAACGCCATTTGCGGGCGGTGCTGGGCGATGAACCTGGCGTGACCGCACACCTGAGTGCGGCCGAACTGGATTGCTTGCTCGATCCGGCCCATTACCTCGGCCAGGCGACGACTTGGGTCGAGCGTGCAGTGGCTGAACATTTTTCGTTGGCGCATTGA
- the pcaD gene encoding 3-oxoadipate enol-lactonase produces MKRVQLADGELNYQIDGPQGAPVLVLSNSLGTDLGMWDTQVAAFAKHFQVLRYDTRGHGQSLVTEGPYSIEQLGRDVLALLDALQIERAHFCGLSMGGLIGQWLGINAGERLKKLVVCNTAAKIGEPSVWNPRIETVLRDGAAAMVALRDASIARWFTPDYAQAHPEQAKRITDMLAATSPQGYAANCAAVRDADFRDQLGWIKVPMLVIAGTQDAVTPPSGGHFIQERVSGAQYAEFYAAHLSNVQAGEAFSQCVLAFLLADKAV; encoded by the coding sequence GTGAAACGTGTACAACTCGCTGATGGTGAACTCAACTACCAGATCGATGGCCCGCAAGGTGCCCCGGTGCTGGTGTTGTCCAACTCGCTGGGTACTGATCTGGGAATGTGGGACACGCAGGTGGCTGCGTTCGCCAAGCACTTCCAGGTGTTGCGTTACGACACCCGGGGGCATGGCCAGTCGCTGGTGACTGAGGGCCCGTACAGCATCGAGCAGTTGGGGCGTGATGTGCTGGCGCTGCTGGACGCCCTGCAGATTGAACGTGCGCATTTTTGCGGGCTGTCGATGGGCGGTTTGATCGGTCAATGGCTGGGGATCAATGCCGGTGAGCGGTTGAAAAAATTGGTGGTGTGCAACACGGCCGCCAAGATTGGCGAGCCTTCGGTGTGGAACCCGCGTATTGAAACCGTGCTGCGTGATGGGGCGGCCGCGATGGTCGCATTGCGCGATGCATCGATTGCCCGCTGGTTTACACCGGACTATGCCCAGGCACATCCAGAGCAGGCCAAGCGCATTACCGACATGCTTGCGGCCACTTCGCCTCAAGGGTATGCCGCCAACTGTGCGGCGGTGCGTGATGCGGATTTTCGCGATCAACTGGGGTGGATCAAAGTGCCCATGTTGGTGATTGCCGGGACGCAGGACGCTGTCACACCTCCGTCGGGTGGCCATTTTATTCAGGAGCGTGTGTCGGGTGCGCAATACGCTGAATTCTATGCTGCCCACCTGTCCAACGTTCAGGCCGGTGAAGCGTTCAGCCAATGCGTGCTGGCGTTCTTGTTGGCGGACAAAGCGGTTTAA
- the pcaC gene encoding 4-carboxymuconolactone decarboxylase yields the protein MDEKQRYDEGLNVRRAVLGDAHVDRSLNALTEFNSEFQEMITRHAWGDIWTRPGLPRHTRSLITIAMLIGMNRNEELKLHLRAAASNGVTRAEIKEVLMQSAIYCGIPAANATFHLAESVWDELGVESRV from the coding sequence GTGGACGAAAAGCAACGTTACGACGAAGGGCTAAATGTACGTCGTGCAGTGCTCGGTGATGCTCACGTCGATCGCAGCCTGAATGCCCTGACTGAGTTCAACAGCGAGTTCCAGGAAATGATCACCCGCCATGCCTGGGGCGACATCTGGACACGTCCGGGCCTGCCGCGGCATACCCGCAGCTTGATCACGATCGCAATGCTGATCGGGATGAACCGTAATGAAGAGCTCAAGCTGCATTTGCGTGCGGCGGCGAGCAACGGTGTCACCCGCGCAGAGATCAAGGAAGTGCTGATGCAAAGCGCGATCTACTGCGGCATTCCGGCAGCCAATGCGACGTTCCACCTGGCAGAGTCGGTGTGGGATGAGCTGGGCGTTGAATCGCGGGTTTGA
- a CDS encoding AdeC/AdeK/OprM family multidrug efflux complex outer membrane factor: MSKSLLALAVAAFTLGGCSLIPDYQRPEAPVAAQYPEGPAYSPTEAANQAAAEQGWRQFFHDPALQQLIQTALVNNRDLRVAALNIDAYAAQYRIQRADLFPAVSANGSGSRQRTPANMSQTGESGISSTYSATLGVSAYELDLFGRVRSLSDQALQNYFATEEARRSTQISLVASVANAYLTWQADKELLKLTQDTLKNYDESYKLTLRSNEVGVASALDLSQARTSVENAKVQLAKYTRQVAQDQNSLALLLGTTLPDNLPASKPLAADLLTEVPAGLPSDLLQRRPDILEAEHKLLAANANIGAARAAFFPSISLTANAGTLSPDLSGLFKGGSGTWLFSPQINLPIFNAGALRASLDYSKIQKEITVSQYEKAIQTAFQEVSDGLAARQTYNQQLQAQTDFVAANQNYYRLAERRYRIGIDSNLTFLDAQRSLFSAQQSLITDRLSQLTSEVNLYKALGGGWFEQTGQNRPVSDKPPKA; the protein is encoded by the coding sequence ATGAGCAAGTCCCTTCTAGCCCTCGCTGTCGCCGCGTTTACCCTGGGCGGCTGCTCGCTGATCCCGGATTACCAGCGCCCAGAAGCGCCGGTAGCGGCTCAGTACCCCGAAGGCCCGGCATATTCGCCAACCGAAGCGGCCAATCAGGCCGCCGCGGAACAAGGCTGGCGTCAGTTTTTCCATGACCCGGCCCTGCAACAACTGATTCAGACGGCTCTGGTCAACAACCGCGACCTCCGGGTCGCTGCGTTGAACATCGACGCCTATGCCGCGCAATACCGTATCCAGCGTGCAGACCTGTTCCCGGCGGTTTCGGCCAATGGCAGCGGTAGCCGTCAACGTACACCGGCAAACATGTCGCAAACCGGAGAGTCGGGTATCAGCAGCACCTACTCGGCGACGCTTGGGGTCAGTGCGTATGAACTCGACTTGTTCGGCCGGGTGCGCAGCCTGAGCGATCAGGCCTTGCAGAACTACTTCGCTACTGAAGAAGCCCGCCGCTCGACTCAGATCAGTCTGGTCGCCAGCGTCGCGAATGCCTACTTGACCTGGCAGGCCGACAAAGAACTGCTCAAGCTCACTCAAGACACGCTGAAAAACTACGACGAGAGCTATAAGCTCACCTTGCGCAGCAATGAAGTCGGAGTGGCCTCGGCCCTTGATCTGAGCCAGGCACGCACCTCGGTTGAAAACGCCAAAGTACAGCTGGCGAAATACACGCGCCAGGTCGCTCAGGACCAGAACAGCCTGGCCCTGTTGCTGGGCACGACCCTTCCGGACAACCTGCCGGCTAGCAAACCGTTGGCGGCAGATCTGTTGACCGAAGTGCCGGCTGGCTTGCCATCCGACTTGCTGCAACGTCGTCCGGACATCCTCGAAGCCGAGCACAAGTTGTTGGCCGCTAACGCCAACATCGGCGCGGCGCGGGCCGCATTCTTCCCGAGCATCAGCCTCACAGCCAATGCCGGGACCTTGAGCCCTGACCTGTCAGGGCTGTTCAAGGGCGGCTCGGGTACGTGGCTGTTTTCGCCGCAAATCAACCTGCCGATCTTCAACGCAGGGGCTTTGCGCGCCAGCCTCGACTATTCGAAAATCCAGAAGGAAATCACCGTTTCTCAATACGAGAAGGCGATCCAGACGGCATTCCAGGAAGTCTCCGACGGCCTGGCAGCACGCCAGACTTACAACCAACAATTGCAGGCACAAACCGATTTCGTCGCAGCCAACCAGAACTACTACCGCTTGGCCGAACGTCGCTATCGGATTGGTATCGACAGCAACCTGACCTTCCTCGACGCTCAGCGCTCGCTGTTCAGTGCACAGCAATCGCTGATCACCGACCGTTTGTCGCAGTTGACCAGCGAGGTCAATCTGTACAAAGCGCTAGGTGGTGGCTGGTTCGAACAAACCGGGCAAAACCGCCCTGTTTCGGACAAGCCGCCCAAGGCTTGA
- a CDS encoding efflux RND transporter permease subunit, which yields MSKFFIDRPIFAWVIALVIMLVGALSILSLPINQYPSIAPPAISIAVNYPGASAQTVQDTVVQVIEQQLNGIDHLRYVSSESNSDGSMSITATFEQGTDPDTAQVQVQNKLNLATPLLPQEVQQQGIRVTKAVKNFLMVIGVVSENGSMNKDDLSNYIVSNMQDPISRTSGVGDFQVFGAQYAMRIWLDPAKLNKFNLTPVDVKSAISAQNVQVSSGQLGGLPAVKGQELNATIIGKTRLQTAEQFEKILLKVNTDGSQVRLKDVAEVGLGGENYSISAQYNGMPSSGLAIKLAPGSNALDTAKALRATIADLEPFFPEGMKVVYPYDTTPVVSASIEGVLETLVEAVALVFLVMFLFLQNFRATIITTMTVPVVLLGTFGILAAAGFSINTLTMFGMVLAIGLLVDDAIVVVENVERVMSEEGLPPKEATKKSMEQIQGALVGIALVLSAVLLPMAFFSGSTGVIYRQFSITIVSAMGLSVLVALIFTPALCATMLKPIAKGDHGENKRGFFGWFNRTFDSGVKRYEKGVGSILRHKAPYFLAYVLIVVGMVFLFTRIPTSFLPEEDQGVLFAQVQTPAGTTAERTQDVIDRMREYLLTDESAAVSSVFTVNGFNFAGRGQSSGMAFIMLKPWGERDADNSVFALARRAQAHFSTFRDAMVFAFAPPAVMELGNATGFDVYLQDRSGIGHEKLMEARNQFLGMAAQSKILAGVRPNGLNDEPQYQLEIDDEAARALGVELSDINNTLSIGLGASYVNDFIDHGRVKKVYLQGKADSRMNPEDLKKWYVRNGDGTMVPFSAFAKGKWIYGPPKLSRYNGVEAMEVLGAPAPGYSSGQAMAEVEALAKKLPAGVGISWTGLSYEERLSGSQAPALYAISLLMVFLCLAALYESWSIPIAVMLVVPLGIIGALMATSLRGLSNDVYFQVGLLTTIGLASKNAILIVEFAKELHEQGRTLTEAAIEACRMRLRPIIMTSLAFVLGVIPLAISSGAGSGSQHAIGTGVIGGMITATVLAVFWVPLFFVAVSSFGSKKDSEKKVDLTKTPSNEAGQ from the coding sequence ATGTCGAAATTTTTTATCGACCGTCCGATTTTTGCCTGGGTAATTGCCCTGGTCATCATGCTGGTCGGGGCTTTATCCATCCTGAGTCTGCCAATCAACCAATACCCGAGCATCGCGCCACCGGCCATCTCGATTGCAGTGAACTACCCGGGCGCTTCGGCGCAAACCGTGCAGGATACTGTGGTTCAGGTGATCGAGCAGCAGCTCAACGGGATTGACCACCTGCGCTATGTATCCTCGGAAAGTAACTCCGACGGCAGCATGAGCATCACGGCTACGTTCGAGCAAGGTACTGACCCGGATACCGCTCAGGTTCAGGTTCAGAACAAGCTCAACCTGGCAACGCCCCTGCTGCCTCAAGAAGTTCAGCAGCAGGGTATCCGTGTCACCAAGGCAGTGAAAAACTTCCTGATGGTGATCGGCGTGGTGTCGGAAAACGGCAGTATGAACAAGGACGACCTGTCGAACTACATCGTCTCCAACATGCAGGACCCGATTTCCCGTACTTCAGGTGTGGGCGACTTCCAGGTGTTTGGTGCTCAGTACGCCATGCGTATCTGGCTCGACCCGGCCAAGCTGAACAAATTCAACCTGACCCCGGTGGACGTCAAGTCGGCCATCAGCGCACAGAACGTACAGGTGTCCTCCGGGCAACTGGGCGGCCTGCCAGCAGTAAAAGGTCAGGAGCTGAACGCGACCATCATCGGTAAAACCCGTCTGCAAACCGCTGAGCAGTTCGAAAAGATCCTGCTCAAGGTCAACACCGACGGCTCACAGGTACGCCTGAAAGATGTCGCCGAAGTTGGCCTGGGTGGTGAGAACTACAGCATCAGTGCGCAGTACAACGGCATGCCGTCTTCGGGCCTTGCGATCAAGCTGGCTCCGGGCTCCAACGCCCTGGACACCGCCAAGGCACTGCGCGCAACCATCGCAGACCTGGAACCCTTCTTCCCCGAAGGCATGAAAGTCGTTTACCCGTATGACACCACTCCAGTGGTTTCTGCATCGATCGAAGGCGTACTTGAGACGCTGGTCGAAGCTGTCGCGCTGGTGTTCCTGGTCATGTTCCTGTTCCTGCAGAACTTCCGTGCCACCATCATCACCACGATGACGGTGCCCGTGGTATTGCTCGGCACTTTCGGGATTCTGGCCGCTGCCGGCTTCAGTATTAACACCCTGACCATGTTCGGCATGGTACTGGCCATCGGCCTGCTGGTGGACGATGCGATCGTCGTGGTTGAAAACGTCGAGCGGGTAATGTCCGAGGAAGGACTGCCACCCAAGGAAGCCACCAAGAAATCCATGGAGCAGATCCAGGGAGCGCTGGTCGGTATTGCTCTGGTGCTGTCGGCAGTATTGCTGCCAATGGCCTTCTTCAGCGGTTCGACCGGTGTGATTTACCGCCAGTTCTCGATCACCATTGTTTCGGCGATGGGCCTTTCGGTGCTGGTTGCCCTGATCTTTACCCCGGCCTTGTGCGCCACCATGCTCAAGCCAATTGCCAAAGGCGATCACGGCGAGAACAAGCGCGGCTTCTTCGGCTGGTTCAACCGCACCTTCGACAGCGGCGTAAAACGCTATGAAAAAGGTGTTGGCAGCATCCTGCGCCATAAGGCCCCGTACTTCCTGGCCTATGTCCTGATCGTTGTCGGCATGGTGTTCCTGTTCACGCGCATCCCGACCTCCTTCCTTCCGGAAGAAGATCAGGGCGTACTGTTTGCTCAGGTGCAAACACCGGCAGGCACGACCGCAGAGCGTACACAGGACGTCATCGACCGGATGCGTGAGTACCTGTTGACCGATGAGTCGGCAGCCGTATCTTCCGTATTTACCGTAAACGGCTTTAACTTCGCCGGTCGCGGTCAAAGCTCCGGCATGGCGTTCATCATGCTCAAACCCTGGGGCGAGCGTGATGCCGACAACAGCGTATTTGCGCTGGCAAGACGGGCTCAGGCGCACTTCTCAACGTTCCGCGATGCCATGGTGTTCGCTTTTGCACCGCCGGCAGTGATGGAGCTGGGTAACGCAACCGGTTTTGACGTTTACCTGCAAGACCGCTCCGGTATTGGTCACGAGAAGCTGATGGAGGCCCGCAACCAGTTCCTGGGGATGGCCGCTCAAAGCAAGATCCTGGCCGGTGTGCGCCCGAACGGCCTGAACGATGAGCCGCAGTACCAGCTGGAAATTGACGACGAAGCGGCCCGCGCCCTGGGCGTTGAGCTGAGCGACATCAACAACACCCTGTCGATCGGGCTGGGTGCCAGTTACGTCAACGACTTCATCGACCACGGCCGTGTGAAAAAGGTTTACCTGCAAGGTAAAGCCGATTCGCGGATGAACCCGGAAGACTTGAAGAAGTGGTACGTGCGCAATGGTGACGGAACCATGGTGCCGTTCTCGGCCTTCGCCAAGGGCAAGTGGATCTATGGTCCGCCCAAGCTCTCGCGTTACAACGGCGTAGAAGCCATGGAAGTTCTGGGTGCTCCGGCACCGGGCTACAGCAGTGGCCAGGCCATGGCTGAAGTTGAAGCACTGGCCAAGAAACTGCCGGCCGGTGTGGGGATTTCCTGGACAGGGCTGTCATACGAGGAGCGTCTGTCAGGATCCCAGGCCCCTGCCCTGTACGCTATATCCTTGCTGATGGTATTCCTGTGCCTTGCTGCACTGTACGAAAGCTGGTCGATCCCGATTGCCGTCATGTTGGTGGTGCCACTGGGGATTATCGGGGCGTTGATGGCGACGAGCCTTCGCGGGCTGTCCAACGACGTGTACTTCCAGGTGGGCTTGCTCACGACCATCGGTCTGGCCTCGAAAAACGCCATTCTGATCGTCGAGTTTGCCAAAGAGCTGCACGAGCAAGGACGAACCCTGACGGAGGCCGCGATTGAAGCGTGCCGCATGCGTCTGCGCCCGATCATCATGACCTCTCTGGCGTTTGTACTGGGCGTGATCCCGCTGGCCATCTCCTCGGGCGCAGGCTCGGGCAGCCAGCATGCGATCGGTACCGGCGTTATCGGCGGTATGATCACCGCTACCGTACTGGCCGTATTCTGGGTACCGCTGTTCTTTGTCGCCGTATCGTCCTTTGGCAGCAAAAAAGATTCAGAGAAAAAAGTGGACCTGACTAAAACTCCAAGCAACGAGGCTGGCCAATGA